The Rhodohalobacter barkolensis genome includes the window ATGTAGAGTCTATGATAGATGATTGATCATCCGGAATTTCCAAATTATCCAGTTTCTCTTCTTTTTTCTTCCGGCTGTAGTCAATCAGGGTATTTCGCGCTATTTGAAAGATCCACGCTTCATGATTTTGAATCTCTGCCAATTTCTTTTTATTTGTGAGAACCTTATGAAATGTATCCTGCATTAAATCACAAGCCAGTAAGTTATTCTCCATTCTGCTTTTAAAGTAGTAGCATACTTTGTCGGAATATGATTTCCAAAGCTGTTCTGAGATATAATCGAATTTATTCAAATTTGACATTTTTTTATCTGCTGCAGATTAAATAATAGTGTTTGAAAATAATAAGTTAGTAACTAAAAAAGTAAGGATATTCGTAAAATATTCACTCGAATGCATTCATTGTATAACGCATCCAGGCTTCTTTGTAAAGATTTTCTAAGCATTTTACGAAATAAATAAGGCATCATTTTCACCATGAATCCTTCAAAAGATTCTTCCGTTTTAACCAAGACACCATCATCTTTTTTCTCAAATGTCCAGCTATGGATAGCTCGAATGCCTAGCATTCTGCCGGTCCATGTAATTCGTTGTTTGGGAATTACTTCCTGAATCTCAGAAATAATCGGTGCCCCACCCGCTATCCAACGGAAGCTCGTTCCCGGCGCTACCGGACCGTTTAATTGGACCCGGGAGATTTCGGTATTCCATTTGCTCCATTCAGCAATATTGGTCTGCACGTCCCAGGCAATATCCAGAGGGACAGGAATCCACTTTTCGGCGGAATACGTTACCGGTGCATTGTAATTGATTTCCATGTGTTGTTTTTTAAAAGTAATACTTGGGTTAAAAAGCTATATCATTGACTGGCGTTATCGAATACCAGGTTCAGAACCCTATACCTGAAATGTTGAAAATTATCCGTTTCTGAATTGTACGACTCTTTCCTCTGTATTTGCCGAACGGCAACAAGATTTGCCCCGGGAATCACAACCAGATATTGTCCCAAGTAACCTTCGGCATAATACCCTGCAATTGGTCCATATTCTTTCTTGAAAATATTTTCAAATCCATTTTGACGGAAATTCTTATCTCTGATTTCGCGCCAATCACTTCCGAACACTTTTTGCATTGTTTGCCTATACGAATCAATCCCATTGATGCTTGATTCCTGTAAAGGCTCAAGCTTGTTTAGGATTGAAGAGTCAATGCCTGCTTTTATAAAGTCCTCAATTCTTTCCTTGGTGAGATTGTAGTGAACATATTCTGGCATCCTCCACCATAACAAGCCTGAGAGTGGATAATAGGTTTGTCCTTGTTCAAGCATTTCGTTGATATAGTCTTCGCTTACCAACTGATTATCATTCCAGATGCCTTTGTGTAACACCAATTGGCCAAACTTGGCAAAATCTCTGGCTGAAAGCTCCAATCCCGCCATGGCGTGAGGAGTTTCTGACTTGTCCAAATACCATTTATAATCTGTTATATGCAGGGGCCTGAAAAATTCATCCCTGAAATAATGATCCATACGTTTGCCGGTCGCTTTCTGAAAAATACCGGCAAGAAGATTTACCGCTTTGTTGTTATAGCTGAACTCGGCTCCGGGATCGGACGTTAATTCTGCGGTCAGGGCAAGTTGCAAAGCATTGGGTGAGGGGTATATCTCAACACCGGCATTAGAAACATTCTGCAACCCGGAAGTATGGTTTAAAAGATGCCTTATTGTTATATCTTTTTTCCTGCCCTGTTTCCACTCGGGAAAATAGGAGTGCACAGGTTGATCTAAGGAATCTATTTTTTGCTGGTACAACAGCCGGCCTACTCCCAATGCAACAACCGATTTTAGGCCGGACATTAACTCGATTTTTTGTGGACCGTCGGAATACCATTCTACTAATAGACTGTCATCTTTCATAAGAAGGAAAGCATCACTATTCGTTGCAATAACCTCCTCTTTTAGTTCATTTAAGGCGTCACGGTTTAGGCTATTTAGATCTTGAGATTCAACTGAAAAAGGAATAATCAGCAATGCCAGGATGATTAGTAGTTTATTTTCTACAGTTTTCATTATTACTCTTTGCGATTGAATAAGTTTGTTTTCTGCTCATGTTCTCGGCTGAAAACGTAATTGAATTGGTGTGTTTTCCTCTCGATTATCAAAACAATCATAGAGTTTTTCGGCAATTAAGATAATCTCCAGTATTCCAGATCCCATCAGCATAAACCTGCCATTGATACTTAAACTCATCTTTTGATTTAATTTCATAGACATAGCGATTTTCCCTGAAAGGAGCTGCAGCAAGTGTATCAGCTGTTAGCACCAAAGTTTTAGTATCCTTGACATTACCAACAAAGTATCGTGAGTTCGCTTCCTTACTTCCTTTTAGTGTAGAAACAAAAGTATATGTCAGCGTATTACTGGCTGAATCTACATTCCAGAGTCCCAACGCATGAAATGAATTTGGAGGCAGGTCTTTATGCTCATATTCCAATGCTTTACCTTCCATTGCAGGTGTAAAAGTGATACTCGCCTCAAGTGGGCGATTGTCTTTCGTAAAAGCTCCTTTACAACTCCATTCTCCCCTAAATTGAGCAATTAACTCTGCAACTTTAGCCGGTTGCCTGCTCGCTTTTTGAGCATATAGATCTGGAAAAATAGTTAGAATCAAAAGGACAATGAGGAATATTTTTTTCACGTTTTTCTGTTATTTAGGTTAATTTTTAAATTATTGTCGAAAAATTCGCTCCAGAATCATCATCTGCTGACTACTGACAGGACTTATTATTTTTAATACTTCCTTAGAATCTCTTTCTAAGAAAAAAGTTGTTTCCTGATCTTCTTTTCGGGTGAGAACTTTCCAAACATCAAACGTATTTTTTTGTGAGTCAGTAA containing:
- a CDS encoding sigma-70 family RNA polymerase sigma factor → MNKFDYISEQLWKSYSDKVCYYFKSRMENNLLACDLMQDTFHKVLTNKKKLAEIQNHEAWIFQIARNTLIDYSRKKKEEKLDNLEIPDDQSSIIDSTSEFDEVSECLYELIDEYSQEDENYLREVFTKTLSQKEAAQALDIPYTTFKSRVQKARKIIINEFNVRCCHLKYNDQNKIIGCTPVRNELV
- a CDS encoding SRPBCC family protein, whose amino-acid sequence is MEINYNAPVTYSAEKWIPVPLDIAWDVQTNIAEWSKWNTEISRVQLNGPVAPGTSFRWIAGGAPIISEIQEVIPKQRITWTGRMLGIRAIHSWTFEKKDDGVLVKTEESFEGFMVKMMPYLFRKMLRKSLQRSLDALYNECIRVNILRISLLF
- a CDS encoding serine hydrolase domain-containing protein; translated protein: MKTVENKLLIILALLIIPFSVESQDLNSLNRDALNELKEEVIATNSDAFLLMKDDSLLVEWYSDGPQKIELMSGLKSVVALGVGRLLYQQKIDSLDQPVHSYFPEWKQGRKKDITIRHLLNHTSGLQNVSNAGVEIYPSPNALQLALTAELTSDPGAEFSYNNKAVNLLAGIFQKATGKRMDHYFRDEFFRPLHITDYKWYLDKSETPHAMAGLELSARDFAKFGQLVLHKGIWNDNQLVSEDYINEMLEQGQTYYPLSGLLWWRMPEYVHYNLTKERIEDFIKAGIDSSILNKLEPLQESSINGIDSYRQTMQKVFGSDWREIRDKNFRQNGFENIFKKEYGPIAGYYAEGYLGQYLVVIPGANLVAVRQIQRKESYNSETDNFQHFRYRVLNLVFDNASQ